One segment of Brassica napus cultivar Da-Ae chromosome C3, Da-Ae, whole genome shotgun sequence DNA contains the following:
- the LOC106406807 gene encoding auxin-responsive protein IAA19, whose product MEKDGLGLEITELRLGLPGTEKMMKKRGFTEMIMASSGSNSDQCESGVVSSGGDVGKVSESPVAKSQVVGWPPVCSYRRKNSCKEVSTTKVGLGYVKVSMDGVPYLRKMDLGSSQGYDDLAFALDKLFGFHGIGVALKDGDNCEYVTIYEDKDGDWMLAGDVPWGMFIESCKRLRIMKRSDATGFGLQPRGVDE is encoded by the exons atggAGAAAGATGGACTCGGGCTTGAGATAACTGAGCTGAGACTAGGTCTTCCGGGGAcggagaagatgatgaagaagagaggtTTCACGGAGATGATCATGGCGTCTTCAGGAAGTAATAGTGATCAATGTGAAAGCGGTGTCGTTTCATCAGGTGGTGACGTAGGGAAAGTTAGTGAGTCTCCGGTTGCGAAAAGTCAGGTGGTGGGATGGCCGCCGGTTTGCTCTTACCGGAGGAAAAACAGTTGTAAGGAAGTTTCAACAACAAAAGTGGGGTTAGGGTATGTGAAAGTGAGCATGGATGGTGTGCCTTACTTGAGGAAGATGGATCTTGGTTCGAGCCAAGGTTATGATGATTTAGCCTTTGCTCTCGATAAGCTCTTCGGTTTCCATGGCATTG GAGTGGCCTTGAAAGATGGTGATAATTGCGAATACGTTACCATATACGAAGACAAAGATGGAGATTGGATGCTCGCGGGGGATGTACCTTGGGG aaTGTTCATAGAATCATGCAAGAGGTTGAGGATTATGAAAAGATCGGATGCTACAGGGTTTGGCCTGCAGCCTAGAGGAGTAGACGAGTGA
- the LOC106406389 gene encoding coleoptile phototropism protein 1 translates to MEKPPSPEPVTVYANPPSHHHQETFAGEMEYYSWFDEASIQDMNYFVKTITGIKSKGIRPDLIGSIIAHYASKWLPDLSGNVSAATVTPPPPTESVTASVMKKRFFVETLTGILPPEKDSVPCNFLLRLLRTAKMVGANQNYLTELENRVSWQLDQASLKELMIPSFSHTCGTLLDVELVTRLVKKFAGLDSEGVKTGAALVKVAKLVDSYLAEAAIDGGLTLPELISLAEALPSHARTTEDGLYRAIDTYLKAHPQVMKQERKELCRLIDSRKLSPEAALHAAQNDRLPVRSIIRVLFTEQTKLSRHVDWSPSGSHSSEPGSGPQCLSKREMNVQQAEIKRLRDDVLRLQSECGAMHMQMERLMEKKSSGGGSKGFFRWKRLGLGPSIRGSVGVEKMMNGEEEVGDNGEELEPRTPGNMKTRLVKGRTTPSRWRKSMS, encoded by the exons ATGGAGAAACCACCTTCGCCGGAACCCGTCACCGTCTACGCCAATCCACCGTCCCATCATCACCAAGAAACGTTCGCCGGTGAGATGGAGTACTACTCTTGGTTCGACGAAGCCTCTATCCAAGACATGAACTACTTCGTCAAAACCATCACCGGCATCAAATCCAAAGGCATCCGACCAGACCTCATCGGCTCCATCATCGCTCACTACGCTTCCAAGTGGCTCCCTGATCTCTCCGGTAACGTCTCCGCCGCCACGGTAACACCACCACCACCGACGGAGAGCGTTACGGCTTCTGTAATGAAGAAACGGTTTTTCGTCGAAACTCTAACCGGAATCCTCCCTCCGGAGAAAGACTCTGTTCCATGTAACTTCCTCCTCCGTCTCCTTAGGACGGCCAAGATGGTCGGAGCCAATCAGAACTACTTAACGGAGCTTGAAAACAGGGTGTCTTGGCAGCTGGACCAAGCCTCTCTCAAGGAGCTCATGATACCTTCGTTTAGCCACACGTGCGGGACTTTGCTCGACGTTGAGCTCGTGACTCGTCTCGTGAAGAAGTTCGCTGGTTTGGATAGTGAAGGTGTTAAAACCGGTGCGGCTCTTGTCAAGGTGGCCAAGCTTGTTGACTCTTACCTCGCTGAAGCTGCTATTGACGGTGGTTTGACTCTACCGGAGCTTATATCACTAGCCGAAGCTCTGCCTAGCCATGCTCGTACCACAGAGGATGGCTTGTACCGCGCCATTGATACATATCTCAAG GCACATCCTCAAGTGATGAAGCAAGAAAGGAAAGAACTGTGTAGACTCATTGATAGCAGAAAGCTATCACCAGAAGCAGCTCTTCATGCAGCTCAGAACGATCGTTTACCCGTGAGATCAATCATCAGAGTGTTGTTCACTGAGCAGACAAAGCTAAGCCGTCACGTTGACTGGAGTCCATCTGGCTCACATTCCTCCGAGCCAGGCTCTGGACCACAGTGCTTGTCTAAACGCGAGATGAATGTCCAGCAAGCGGAGATAAAGAGACTTCGAGATGATGTGTTGAGGCTGCAGAGTGAGTGTGGTGCAATGCATATGCAGATGGAGAGGCTTATGGAGAAGAAGAGTAGTGGTGGTGGGAGTAAAGGGTTTTTCAGGTGGAAGAGGCTTGGGTTAGGACCTTCTATTAGAGGAAGTGTTGGCGTTGAAAAGATGATGAACGGTGAGGAAGAAGTAGGTGATAATGGTGAGGAGTTGGAGCCAAGGACTCCTGGGAATATGAAGACAAGGCTTGTCAAAGGAAGAACAACACCTTCAAGGTGGAGAAAATCCATGTCATAA